One region of Polypterus senegalus isolate Bchr_013 chromosome 11, ASM1683550v1, whole genome shotgun sequence genomic DNA includes:
- the LOC120539780 gene encoding snaclec salmorin subunit A-like, whose amino-acid sequence MTWLSALQHCNSYYNGLATIRSGREEWHLLKHLNEANIQEKVWIGMRSSMIFGHWFWMNDDPITYQNWVNHTSEGIQDTCFCTSLDPNQKKWVRQACAERAPFVCYTEN is encoded by the exons ATGACTTGGCTCTCGGCTCTTCAGCACTGCAATTCCTATTACAATGGCCTGGCCACCATCCGAAGTGGAAGAGAAGAGTGGCATTTGCTGAAGCACCTCAATGAAGCCAACATACAGGAGAAAGTGTGGATTGGAATGAGGAGCTCCATGATCTTTGGACACTGGTTCTGGATGAATGATGACCCAATCACTTACCAAAACTGGGTAAATCACACGTCAGAGGGCATTCAAGACACTTGTTTCTGTACCAGCCTGGATCCGAATCAGAAGAAGTGGGTCAGGCAGGCCTGTGCAGAACGAGCTCCATTTGTCTGCTATACAG AGAACTAG